From a region of the Thermomicrobium roseum DSM 5159 genome:
- a CDS encoding mannose-1-phosphate guanylyltransferase, translating into MMWAVIPAGGSGTRLWPASRRNRPKFLLPIPGPQSMLRATWERVRPLVAPHHCFVVTGAAHVAAVRGELPELAAEQIIAEPAPRGTGPAIGLAAFLIARHAPGALMGSFAADHYVADPEGFRRAVRAGLRAANEGYLVTIGIPARYPETGYGYIRLGEPLLVAEGLTVHRVQQFKEKPDRATAEQYVRSGEYCWNASMFLWRVDVFLDALRRLLPEVYAPLAAIAACWDAPEGQHCFQEHWPTIPEITIDHGIMERADQVAVVPAEFGWADLGDWHGLAQLLADDADDSVVLGCEHLGLDTRATLIYGGRRMVVTLGVENLVVVDTDDVLLVAHRSRAQEVREIVRRLEQLGRQDLL; encoded by the coding sequence ATGATGTGGGCAGTCATTCCGGCTGGTGGGAGCGGCACCCGGCTGTGGCCGGCCAGTCGGCGCAACCGGCCCAAGTTCCTCCTGCCGATTCCGGGGCCACAGTCGATGCTGCGCGCGACCTGGGAGCGGGTGCGGCCGCTCGTGGCACCGCACCACTGTTTCGTGGTGACCGGGGCAGCGCATGTCGCCGCGGTGCGCGGCGAGTTGCCGGAACTGGCAGCCGAGCAGATCATCGCTGAGCCAGCGCCGCGCGGGACGGGCCCAGCGATCGGCCTGGCTGCCTTCCTGATTGCCCGGCACGCTCCCGGGGCACTGATGGGCTCCTTCGCAGCCGATCACTATGTGGCCGATCCGGAAGGGTTCCGGCGGGCCGTCCGCGCCGGCTTGCGGGCAGCCAACGAAGGGTATCTCGTGACGATCGGCATCCCGGCGCGCTATCCGGAGACCGGGTACGGTTATATCCGCCTCGGGGAGCCGCTCCTCGTGGCCGAGGGACTCACCGTCCATCGTGTCCAGCAGTTCAAAGAGAAACCGGATCGTGCCACCGCTGAGCAGTACGTCCGCTCCGGGGAATACTGCTGGAACGCGAGTATGTTCCTCTGGCGCGTCGACGTCTTTCTGGATGCGTTGCGGCGCTTGCTGCCGGAGGTCTATGCCCCACTCGCGGCGATCGCTGCCTGTTGGGATGCGCCGGAGGGACAGCACTGTTTTCAGGAGCACTGGCCGACGATTCCGGAGATCACGATCGATCACGGCATCATGGAGCGCGCTGACCAGGTGGCGGTCGTTCCGGCCGAGTTCGGCTGGGCGGATCTCGGGGATTGGCATGGCCTGGCCCAGCTCCTCGCCGACGATGCCGACGATTCGGTCGTTCTCGGTTGCGAGCATCTCGGGCTCGACACGCGTGCTACGCTCATTTACGGCGGCCGTCGGATGGTGGTGACGCTCGGAGTGGAGAACCTCGTGGTCGTCGATACCGACGACGTGCTGCTGGTCGCCCATCGCTCCCGCGCGCAAGAGGTGCGGGAGATCGTGCGACGACTCGAGCAGCTCGGCCGGCAGGATCTGCTCTGA